The following nucleotide sequence is from Aspergillus luchuensis IFO 4308 DNA, chromosome 1, nearly complete sequence.
GTCGAACATGTTTCGCCGCTCGCATCTCGACTACCTCACTGCGCCGTCTCCGGCAGATCCTCACCGGCGGAACGCGGGCATCGACTACTTCTCCGACAACATCTGTGAAGACCACCTGATCGGAGACCTGCTTTGGAGAAAACAGGTCCGCGGGGAGAAAGAGCAAGGAGAGCGCTGGGGCAAACACGCCCTGGTGTTCGGAGATCTGGCTTTCCAGCCCGTCGCCAACATGAGCGTGCAGGCGTACGTGGCTCGCCGAGTGCGATGGCTACGCGTGCGCAAGTTCACCGTGGTCCTCGCGACGCTGGTCGAGCCAGGCACTGAGTCAATTCTGTGCTCATGCTACGGAGCATGGGGTGTCACGACAGCTCTGGCGCAGTACCTCGGAGAACAAGGGTATGCCATTGCTGAGGCACTATCCACCTGGACTGCATTCTGGGGCTTCTTTTGCCTGAGCATAGTGACATGGATTCTCATTGACTGGACCGTGTACATCATGCTGCACAGCGGCAAAACGGTGGAGTTGGACGAAGACACGCCGTCGTTCGCGCGGCCGCCCCGAGGCGTAACGCGGCGGCCCTTCCGGGCGTGGTTCACGGCCTGGCTGGGCCGGGAGATGCTGGCGTTTCCGATCTGGCTGTGGGCAGTGTATGGCGGCGTGACGGTGATCTGGCGGGATCGACAGTTCCGCGTGGGTTTGGATATGAAAGTGCGGGAGATTGGAGGAGATTCTCTCGCAGTGAAGgggacatcatcttcacgaTCcagctcgtcatcatctaAAGCCCGACGAGACTAACCTCATACCACTTACTGTATACAATATTTGTAAACTAGAAGAAAGACCAGACCACGAAAGACCAAGAGCGCAATGAACTTTTATGTATGATGCAAGTCTATACTATACCAAAGAAcgaacctcctccacctatcatcatcatgactaTATATCGTAAACAGAAATTAATTCGTCgtatccatcttctccccctcctccttctcatccttatCTTTACTAGCAGCCTTCTCCAACGACTCCGCCGCCTTCTCCGAACTCAACAACCACTCGACAACCTGTCTCCCCCTCGTCATCTCCCCAGCATCCTGTTTCTGCTCTCCACCCTCGCCACCAATCtccacctcaacctcctcatcctcgtcctcccctccatcctcctgAGTCTTCCAATCCGCCCGCTCCGCCAAAAACACCGCATCCAGCCCCGCATCATTCTTCACCCCGACATCCGCGCCCGCCTCTACCAGCGCCTTCACACACTCCAGATGCGTGTTCAGCGCCGCCCAGTGCAAAGGCGTGTTTCCTGAGTAGTTCCGGTGGTTGAGGACTTTGGTGATTTCTGGTCggctggggagggtggttagggtggtgagga
It contains:
- a CDS encoding uncharacterized protein (COG:S;~EggNog:ENOG410PN3C;~InterPro:IPR002110,IPR020683,IPR036770;~PFAM:PF13857,PF12796,PF00023,PF13637,PF13606;~go_function: GO:0005515 - protein binding [Evidence IEA]) — translated: MVTLTPDTIDDLIYSARAGELQDLQTDLTTLATQTSTTPAHIIAAAIDTAPQEEGGSGSSLLHYPAANGNLEILTYLLTTLTTLPSRPEITKVLNHRNYSGNTPLHWAALNTHLECVKALVEAGADVGVKNDAGLDAVFLAERADWKTQEDGGEDEDEEVEVEIGGEGGEQKQDAGEMTRGRQVVEWLLSSEKAAESLEKAASKDKDEKEEGEKMDTTN